The genomic interval TTTAAACTCTGAAGGAGTCTGTGCTCGAGGTCCTCAACCCAGTCCTCTGAGACTGGGTTAActgggggggcactgggaagcTTTGGAAGGGTTCTGGGagctccaaaccaaaccccTTGGGGAGTTTAAGGGTTCCCCAAGGGTTTGGGGGGAGTCAGGGGGGGTCGCAGGGCTctctgaggggtttttttttgcctttttttcctcaaaagagGAGCTGGGGTGCCAGGACGCAGGATTTTAGCCACAATGGGCTCTGCCTTCTTGGGGCAAATCCCCTTCTCTGGTAAAGGGAGACTCCTGCTGagtttttccagagaaaaaaacctaaaaaaattcATTGAAATCCACACACAGGAGCTGGTTTGGACCCAAACTGATTTTAAACTCTCTGAAGGGGTCTGTGCTCGAGGTCCTCACCCCAGCCCTCTGAGACTGGGTTAACTgggggagcactgggaggcttTGGAAGGGTTCTGGGAGCTGACACCtgcctctctcctcttcccctcagTGGACAACAGACCAGCAGCTGATCCAGACCATCCGCTCAGTCGGGGTCTACGACGTGGTGGAGCTGAAATTTGCTGAGAACAGAGCCAATGGGCAGTCCAAAGGGTGAGAGATTGGGGGGGGCAAGGAAAGAGGGGGCTCAGTCCTCTGTGCTGGGAGTGGGAGCCCACTCAGAGCTGGGGTGATCAAGCAGAGACACCCAAAAATCTtgaggaagggatggaaaacaCCAGAGGAAGGAGGCGCCGGGGATGGAGCCCCACGTTGGGGTTGGGATTGGGGTTGGGGTGGGACGACCCCTTCCTGGCTGCCCCCCCAACCTCTCCTTGGGTTTTTGCAGGTACGCAGAGGTGGTGGTGGCCTCTGAAAACTCAGTCCACAAACTCCTGGAGCTTTTACCTGGCAAAATCCTCAACGGGGAGAAGGTGGAGGTGAGGTTGGCCACCCGACAGAACCTGTCGCAGTTCGAGGCTCAGGCTCGCAAACGTGAGTGGAGGCAAAAGGCACAcgggggggaaaagggggggaccTCCCCTCTTtggccccctccccaaatcccccagcagagctgccagggccCCACCCACCCAGAGTCCTTGTCGGGGGGGGTGGATGACGCTGAGGAGTCTCTGGGttgctggttggttttttttttcctgtgactgcTGAGTCTGCTCAGATCCTGACCCGAGTCTTTATGATCCCCTTTTAGGTGCTCCCACGCTGCGAAGATCCCTCGtagcctcctcctcctcctcctctccaaactgAATGGGCTTAAGCTCTTCAGCTTCTCAACATAGCTAAGACCCTCCATATCTAGTAGTAGCTCTTCTCTGGATCTCCTCCAGACTTTGTCCATCCCTGCGGAGGTAAGGTGGACCCAAAACTGGACTCAAATCTTCCAGCTGGGGCCTGGCCGTGGGCTTTCTACAATGGCAATAGGTGGTCCTCGCCCTCACTCCGCAGTGATGTGACCCCCCCTCAACCTGGCCCTGGGCCAGGGGAGCTCTGCTGAGCCTCAGGGAATCTCTTGGGCAGGAGTTTGGTAGGAGGAGGTCTTGGCCAGCTGCAGTCATTGTAGATCCCAGGGCTTCTTTTTTCACACCAGGAGTTAAAACAGAACCAACCCCCTCTCACCACCCCttttttcttggggtttttgttttttttttttttgtgtctttctgaACACCCAAGTTGCAGCAGGGACATCAGCTCTGTCCCTCCTCATCTCCAGTGCCCTCAATGATCTTTTGGTGGTGTGGGCTTTGTCTCATCCCTTgtgttggggggtggggggctgaGTTTTGGCCCCCAGAGCTTTGCTGCCCTCACAGCTCGACCTTTGTCACCCGGTGCTTTGCTTGATGGCCCCCAGGGAGCTCTGGCTGCCCTGAGGGGCTCAGGTAGATGGTAGCCCCCCCATCTTTCATCCTCAGAGCTTCTTTGGACACCACCACAAGGGTTCCTGTCCCTCTCCTCGAGGGCATCAAGCTTCTTGTCCTCTGgtgctgtcacctcctgtcccctcGTGTCCTTCAGACCTTCCCAAACCCACCCTCAGGCTCTCTGGGGTGGTTTTCCCAtcttctgccacctctctgctggGGGAATCTCTCATCATttcttggggctttttttgctctctgtgtctctcccgtccccccccacccccataaCCTGCTTGGCTCAGCCACCTTCTCAGagttaaaagtctttttttccccccccaaaaaaaaaccaaaccaaaccaaaccaaactaaaccaagcaaaccaaaccaaaccaaaccaaaccaaaccaaaccaaactaaaccaagcaaaccaaaccaaaccaaaccaaactaaaccaagcaaaacaaagcaaaactaaactaaacaaaaagaagcaaaacaaagcaaaacaaaacaaaaagcaaaacaaaactaaactaaacaaagcaaagcaaaacaaaaagcaaaaaaaacaaaaagcaaaaaaaaagcaaaaagcaaaacaaaaagcaaaaagcaaaacaaaaagcaaaaagcaaaaaaaaaagcaaaaagcaaaacaaaaagcaaaaagcaaagcaaaaagcaaacaaaactaaactaaacaaagcaaagcaaagcaaaacaaagcaaaaagcaaaaaaaaagtgaaaagcaaaaagcaaaaaaaaaagcaaaaagcaaaaaccaaagcaaaaagcaaaaagcaaagcaaaacaaaacaaaaagcaaaacaaaactaaactaaacaaagcaaaacagaaaaacacctCGAGGGGGGGGATCTTGCTGGAGAGTTTCTCCCTTCTTGGAGGACACGGAGGCTACGTTGGGCTGGTTGCAGCTTTTCCCCGAGGACCTCAAAACAAGGCTGtgtggggtgggcaggaggaaaaaaaggaggaggaggaaaaggaggaggagttGGTGGTCTCCAAACTCCACCCCCGGTggtggctgcagctcagggctgtTTCCCGGTGCCGTTCCAGGTGTCCCGCCGAGGGCGCACTCCCGGGATTCCGTGGATTCCGTGGACGGCCGAGCGACCCCGACGGAGAACGCTTTGCCTCCTGCTCGCCTGGACAAACCCCCCTCCGTCCTGCCTTTTTTTAACCGGCCCCCCACCGCCCTCCCCCTGATGgggctccccccaccccctatgccccctcctcctcctctttcctcgGGTTTcggtgtcccccccccacccccggggATCCATTACCAACATCTCATGCCCCCTCCTCCTCGACTGCCCCCTCACCTGGCCGTGCCCCCCCCGGGGGCTGTGCCCCCAGCCCTCCACCTCAACCctgcctttttccccccccccaacacgGCTCTGGGGCCTCCCCCTGACACCTACAGCAAGACCTTGGCTCCCTACAACCACAGCAGGTGGGCACCGAAcgtggggatggggtgggggtgacctggagggagggggggtcTCTCCTAACCTTTAGGggtgttgctgggttttttttttgcagcagagaactgggaccaccccctccccctgtCAGTGAGGTGGAATTTGAGGAGATCATGAACAGGAACAGGGCCATCTCCAGCAGTGCCATCTCCAAGGCGGTCTCGGGCGCCAGCGCGGGtaaggagggaagggggggtggggatggggtcaGAGGGTCCTTTTCTTTATGTTCCCATCGTCTGGGTGCTTCTGAATTTGTTCCCATCATCTGGGTGCTtctgaagcccaaaaaggcctaataaaactgtttagagacaagAGTTTTAAGGctttaaacagtaaaaggtatttatttgcggatccggggaactcccagctctcgctGGGCAAAGAGTTCCcagggttaagggaaagggttgggggatttatacaggaaaaggggaggttacatacatattcataagtTTGCAACATagaattataatattcatgacagGTGGAGTCTGGGTGATGTCAAGGGGGGtgtctttggatgaagtaagaaatcTCTCTCAAAACTTGAACTCTTTGTCTCTCCTGGTTTCGATGACTTCATCCTcttgttacagagcaaaattGGACCCTTGTGAtaatttctcccttttctgctggttgtggctgcctcatcctgtCTCCGTGCAGGTGTTCCCactcccccagtgcccagctagccttggcagtgccttgttttgagATCAAGACCTACAGAAGTTAATCCCCTCGCTGCCTActtggccttggcagtgtcttgttttaagaacaagacttacacttttaattatctcccGTTAGGGCCTTGTATTGggttacattgttctagtggaaaatgacatctctcagctgctttgttcacttctttctcagtttaaccctgaattttactggttatgaatacaaattcattaacacatattacaagttttaattctacatcAAGtgaattcacacaaacagcttggcctgatctctccttacaggagttaatcctgtcaggatctttctctttttcacatttATCACAAGTTTTAATTCCATcaagtaaattcacacaaacagcttggcctgatctctccttacaggagttgatcctgtcaggatctttctctttttcacatatattacaagttttaattctacatcAAGTAGATTCACACACCTTGGCCTGatctctccttacaggagttaatcctgtcaggatctttctctttttcacatatattacaagttttaattctacatcAAGTAGATTCACAGGaacagcttggcctgatctcTCCTTgcaggagttaatcctgtcaggatctttctctttttcacatttATCACAAGTTTTAATTCCACATCAAGtgaattcacacaaacagcttggcctgatctcTCCTTACgggagttaatcctgtcaggatctttctctttttcacacaTATCACAAGTTTTAATTCCACATCAAGTagattcacacaaacagcttggcctgatctctccttacaggagttaatcctgtcaggatctttctctttttcacatatattacaagttttaattctacatcAAGTagattcacacaaacagcttggcctgatctctccttacaggagttaatcctctcaggatctttctctttatcacatatattacaagttttaattccacataaagtaaattcacacaaacagcttggcctgatctctccttacaggagttaatcctgtcaggatctttctctttttcacataTATCACAAGTTTTAATTCCACATCAAGTAGATTCACacagcttggcctgatctcTCCTTAGgggagttaatcctgtcaggatctttctctttttcacataTATCACAAGTTTTAATTCCAAATCAAGTGAATTCACACGAACAGCTTGGCCGGATCTCTCCTTACGGGAGTTAATCCTGTCaagatctttctctttttcacatatatcacaagttttaattctacatcAAGTGAATTCACAtaaacagcttggcctgatctcTCCTTgcaggagttaatcctgtcaggatctttctctttttcacataTATCACAAGTTTTAATTCCACATCAAGTAAATTCACacagcttggcctgatctcTCCTTAGgggagttaatcctgtcaggatctttctctttatCACATTTATCACAAGTTTAATTCTGCATAAAGtgaattcacacaaacagcttggcctgatctctccttacaggagttaatcctgtcaggatctttctgtttttacttcacacctcctccccccactcttttctctccctccccaggggaTTACAGTGATGCCATCGAGACCCTGCTGACTGCCATTGCTGTCATCAAGCAGTCCCGGGTGGCCAACGACGAGCGGTGCCGcgtcctcctctcctccctcaaGGATTGTCTGCACGGCATCGAAGCCAAATCCTACAGCACCggggccagcagcagctcctccaggtaGCCAAAGGCTACCCAGTGGCCCCGTCCACTGGTTCCGCTCCTCGGAAGTGGCCAAAATGTTGagggttttgggttggtttttttttttttttaaaggaaaaggcACCGGTCCCGGGAACGTTCTCCCAGCCGGTCCCgggaaagcagcaggaggcaCCGGGATCTCCTCCATGGGGAGGAGAGGCACGAGGAGTATTTCCAGGAGAGGAACAGAGAGCACGAAAGGCATcgggacagggacagagagagggaCAGGCACCACTGAGAGCAGGTGGGGTGCTGCACCCAGACTTGGGGGGGGCAGACTGGGGGGCTCTGAGCTCGGGGGAAATCGGGTTGGGGGGAGATCTTGGGTTGGGAGGAGGATCTTAAGGTTTGGGGGGATCTTGGGTTGGGGGGGATCTCAGGTTGAAGGGGATCTCAGGTTGGGGGGGATCTAAGGATGGGAGATCTCAGGTTGAGGGGTATCTAAGATTGGGGGGGATCTCAGGTTGGGATCTCAGGTTGGGGGGGATCTAAGATTGGGGGGGATCTCAGGTTGGGATCTCAGGTTGAGGGGGATCTAAGATTGGGGGGATCTCAGGTTGAGGGGTATCTAAGATTGGGGGGGATCTCAGGTTGGGGGGATCTAAGGATGGGAGATCTCAGATTGAGGGGGATCTGAGATTGGGGGGATCTTGGGTTGGGATCTCAGGTTGGGGGGGATCTCAAGTTGGGAGGGGATCCCAGGTTGAGGGATCTCAGGCTGGGGGGAGGATCTTAAGTTTTGGGGGGGAATCTCACATTAGGGGCTCTCAGGTTGGGGTATCTAAGGTTGGGAGGGGCTCCCAGGTTGGGGGATCTTGGGTTGAGGGGGGGTTTCTAAGGTTGGGGGGGAATTTCATGTTAAGAGCTCTAAGGTTGGGGGGGCTCTCAGGTGGGGGGGATCTCAGAGGGGTATCTAAGGTTGGGGGGGCTCTCAGGTTGGGGGGGATCTCGGGCTGGAGGGCTCTCATGGTGGGGGGGTATCTAAGGTTGGGGGAGAATCTCACATTAGGGGCTCTCAGGTTGGGGGATCTTGGGTTGAGGGGGGTATCTAAGATTGGGGGGGAATTTCATGTTAAGAGCTCTAAGGTTGGGGGGGCTCTCAGGTGGGGGGGATCTCAGAGGGGTATCTAAGGTTGGGAGGGGCTCCCAGGTTGGGGGATCTTGGGTTGAGGGGGGGGTTTCTAAGGTTGGGGGGGGATCTCATGTTAGGAGCTCTAAGGttgggggggatttaaggttGGGGGGAGCTCTTGGGATGGGACTCTCAGCCTGGGGTTCTCTcagctttggggggggggctccCCACTTGAAGATCTCAagtcctctccctcctctctcctccccccagGAATTTTGGCAGGAAGTGGTTTTTAATGGACTCATATCTCACCTTGACCAGGACTCCGTGACCCAGGCCCCCccaagccccttccccagcacccccagccctctCTGGGCACCCCAGGATGTGTGTggtctgtgtccccccccccccccccagcacacacacacagcccccagcaccccacaaACACCTCGTGGCCTTGGGGACAgagatggtttgggtttttttcctccttgcccacactccccctctccctggctgctgggacCCAAAGAGAAATGGTGCTTTTTtacccggggggggggggaggaaggttTGGCAGCCCTGTTCCTCTCTGAGGATGGAGACCCCCACCCCCTTTGgcatggggagggggctgtgtgGCACTGCCACTGTCACACCCTCTCCATCTGGGGACATTCCTGTCCCCAACACCCCGGCAGCTCCTGCAcctccttcctcatcctctggagaaagtgggggggggggggggttggagctgggcctgggggtgtccccccccccctctttccctctgtcCCCAAGTCCCCCACAGTGTCATTGTCACCTCCCAAAGCAGCTCCAAGCAGCTTCTTCCTTGTTttagaggaagaggaggaggcaaaGTCcttggggggggtgggtgagggGTTCAGTCTgtgaccccccctccccatcacaTCCAGCTGCCCTCAGGGGGACACCCCCTGTCCCTAAGGGCTGTGGGGACCCCCCCAGGGTCCctctggcaggagggggagAGCCCAGGAGGGTTTGGGGTGAGATGAGGGTGCATTCcagaggtgggtgctgaccCCCTTGGGTGGCTtccagctcccccccccctttggATGAATTCCAGACCCCCCTGGGTGGGTTCCAGACCCCCTTGAGTGGGTGCCACCCCCCCTGGGTGGGTTCCAGACCCCCCTGGATGGGTGCCAACCCCCCTGGTCCAGGTTGTAGCCCCCTTAGAGGTGGGTTCCAGACCCCCCTGGATGAGTTCCAGCATCCCTGGGTGGATTCAAGCCCCCCAGGGTGGGATTCAGACCCCCCTGGGTGGGTTCCAGACCCCTTTGAGGTGGGTTCCAGACCCCCAGGGTGGGTTCCAGACCCCCCTGGATGAGTTccagcaccccagggtgggATTCAGACCCCCCAGGGTGGGTTCCAGCCCCCCAGGGTGGGTTCCAGACCCCTTTAAGGTGGGCTCCAGCCCCCCAGGGTGGGTTCCAGACCCCCCTGGATGAGTTCCAGCCCCCTTTAAGGTGGGTTTCAGCCCCCCAGGATGGGACTCAGCCCCCCCAGGGTGCCCAGCTGGGTATCACCACCCTCTAAACTTGCTGGAGAGGAGattccttccccccccacccaccctcccccaGCTCTGAAGATCTTTTTTTAGGATGAAATCACCCCAAAAATAaatccccaccccccccaaactCCTCCATCTTGTAAAGTCCCAGGAGGTGCCAGCTCAGCGGGTGAGTGCCTGAGGGGtgggggatgaggagggggaagggttgggtgagttctgttttggtttattttgttggggttttttttttgttttgttttattttttttttttttttacttaccgACACAaaaatttttagtttcttttatcCAAAATagtggaggaggggaaaagggaggggaggggaaagggggtgggcaagggggggaggtgtgggggttgggagaaaggagaggaaacaaaaaacaaaaaaaaacaaaaaaaaccaaaccctgatgacccctcctcctcctcagcccctcctgcccgcGGGACTTTAGACTTTGTTTGTCTTTCCATAGGTTGGAAATTGTGTAATAAAACTTGATGACGTTGTCAATCTTTTAGATGAGGCtttcagggttggtttttttaatcctaaaagtttggtttcaggtttttttaaccttgtCCCCAACACTCTGATTcttttgtaaaaggaaaaagggaagggtcCTGGTGTCCCCTCACTTCATTTGAGGGAATTTTTGGAGCAATTCTCATGCCCAAGCAccagctaaaaataaatatttattggaAAATAGTGAATTCTTttaagaagtagaaaaaaaaaataataataatagtaataatactGTGTACCTTGAAGTGGCCTGGGCAGCACAAACCCCCTGGGGGGCTGCTGTGGCCCTGGGGTGGCAGTGCCACCACCCCCCTTTTCCCTGTGGAAGTGGCACTGGGTCCTTTTGGTGTGGCACAGGGCTTCAGTAGGAATCCAGGCTGTAAGGGAGAAGGGACCTGGCAGTGACAGAGCCACCTGGCAGTGACAGAGCCACCTGGCAGTGACACAgccacctctgtcccctgcctCCAGGTCATTTGTTTCAGGTCCAACCAGGCCCAGGGGTCAGGTCCTGCCTCTGGGTCTCACCAAACCCATCCTCCCCGCccaaaaaaaattctccaggTTTGggataaaagaggaaaagtgcCAGGGAAGGGACCTGAGGGTTGAGGGAGTGTccccaggtggccaagaaggccaccagcaccctgggcttgtgtcaggagcagggcagggattgtcctGTTGTGCTCAGAGCTTTGGATCCTGGGTCAGAAGAGGGAcagtgaggggctggagtggggccagagaaggaaaagagaggtggggaaggggctggaggacaaggagaaggttctggagaagttgtgaggagcagctgagggtgctgagcctggagcagaggggagacCTCACTGCAATTCCCTGGAAAggggttggagctgggggggttgggttctGCTCCCAAGGAGCaagtgatgggacaagaggaaatgggctgAGGGTGCCCAGGGGAGGTCAATCACCCCCAAGGGCTCATTAAGCACTggcccagctgcccagggagctggttggatccccatccatccctggaggggtggAAAATCCCTGGACATGTGGggctgagggacagggggagTGGTGGGCTCAGCAGAGTTGGGGTCCTGCTTGGATTTggggaggttggagccagggggggttggtcccTGCTCCCAAGGACCAAGTGacaaaacaagaggaaatggccccaatttgcaccaggggaggtttaggctggagaTTGGGACCAACTTCTTCACTGGAAGAGTGGTTCAAGCACTGGAACTtggctgctcagggcagtggtggagtcaccacccctggatGTGGCACAGATGTGGCACTTGGGGACACAggggtgctgtgctggtggtTGGGACCTGATGATCACCTGGAGATGTTCCCAACCTGGAGATTTTTCCCAACCTTGAGATGTTCCCAACCTTGGGATTTTTCCCAACCTTGAGATTTTTCCCAACCTTGAGATGTTCCCAACCTGGAGATGTTTCCCAACCTTGGGATTTTTCCCAACCTTGGGATTTTTCCCAACCTTGGGATTTTTCCCAACCTTGAGATGTTCCCAACCTGGAGATGTTTCCCAACCTTGGGATTTTTCCCAACCTTGAGATTTTTCCCAACCTTGAGATGTTCCCAACCTTGAGATTTTTCCCAACCTGGAGCTTTTTCCCAACCTTGGGATTTTTCCCAACCTTGGGATTTTTCCCAACCTTGAGATTTTCCCAACCTTGAGATTTTTCCCAACCTTGAGATTTTTTCCCAATATTGGGATTTTTCCCAACCTTGAGATTTTTCCCAACCTTGAGATTTTTCCCAACCTTGGGATTTTCCCCAACCCTGAGATTTTTCCCAACCTTGAGATTTTTCCCAACCTTGGGATTTTCCCCAACCCTGAGATTTTTCCCAACCTTGAGATTTTTCCAACCTTGAGATTTTTCCCAACATTGGGATTTTTCCCAACCTGGAGATTTTTCCCAACCTGGAGATTTTTCCCAACCTTGAGATTTTCCCAACCTTGAGATTTTTCCCAACCTTGAGGTGTTTCCCAACCTTGAGGTGGTTCCCAACCTTGAGGTGGTTCCCAACCTTGAGGTGTTCCCAACCTTGAGATTTTTCCCACCCTTGAGATTTTTCCCAACCTGGAGATTTTCCCAACCTTGAGATTTTTCCCACCCTTGAGGTGTTTCCCATCCTCAGCAGAGTTGGGTTGGAATTGGACGATCTTGAAAAAGTCTtccccacccaaaaaacccaaaattaaattaaaaggatGGGGGGATTGTGTACCTGGAGAAGGTGAGGAGAGCCAGGACAGCCAGCAGGAATTCCACAGAgtagaagaggaggaggatggtgtTGAGGATGGCTTCCAGGCGCAGGGCATAGGTCTGCAGGAGCAGGTAATAAACTGCCAggacagcagctgggagggtgAGGGCCAGGCTGATGGAGAGAGGAACCTTCCTCTGGCACAGGTTACCCTTGGATCCTGTGGGGAAGGTGGTTCTGGGGTGTCCTTCAGCGGGGTGACCCCCCCAgtgaggaaaggagggaggaaaatcAAAAGGA from Heliangelus exortis chromosome 18, bHelExo1.hap1, whole genome shotgun sequence carries:
- the TMEM216 gene encoding transmembrane protein 216 isoform X1; translated protein: MAPRGRQRSSAPLQVLLFLNGWYSATYFLLEGFIFVYKVLLLPYPLTNLLLDLVLLLLYLGIEATRIFFGSKGNLCQRKVPLSISLALTLPAAVLAVYYLLLQTYALRLEAILNTILLLFYSVEFLLAVLALLTFSSLDSY
- the CPSF7 gene encoding cleavage and polyadenylation specificity factor subunit 7 — protein: MSEGVDLIDIYADEEFNQDSEFSNADQMDLYDDVLAASSQPPENRTSSSEPPPEIRQEPSPKPNSKPPAILYTYSGLRNKRAAVYVGSFSWWTTDQQLIQTIRSVGVYDVVELKFAENRANGQSKGYAEVVVASENSVHKLLELLPGKILNGEKVEVRLATRQNLSQFEAQARKRVPPRAHSRDSVDSVDGRATPTENALPPARLDKPPSVLPFFNRPPTALPLMGLPPPPMPPPPPLSSGFGVPPPPPGIHYQHLMPPPPRLPPHLAVPPPGAVPPALHLNPAFFPPPNTALGPPPDTYSKTLAPYNHSSRELGPPPPPVSEVEFEEIMNRNRAISSSAISKAVSGASAGDYSDAIETLLTAIAVIKQSRVANDERCRVLLSSLKDCLHGIEAKSYSTGASSSSSRKRHRSRERSPSRSRESSRRHRDLLHGEERHEEYFQERNREHERHRDRDRERDRHH